In the Candidatus Saccharimonas aalborgensis genome, one interval contains:
- a CDS encoding glycosyltransferase family 2 protein: MKKLITILVPAYNEEEVLPLLMKRLDSLTGQLPNYSWELLFINDGSKDKTDEMLRSYAESDSRISYVNFSRNFGKEAALIAGFDYAKGDAVVNIDADLQDPPELIPEMIRYWEEGYDDVYAKRRSRAGETWFKKFSSRTYYRILQSSTLVPLQVDTGDFRLLSKRAVEAMKQFRESERYTKGMFSWIGFKKKELLYDRDPRAAGMAKQNYRKLINLAIDGITSLTTAPLRISTYVGAFTSFVAFVYIVYLLVRPLFGVPTVPGYASTLAVILFLGGIQLLSLGIIGEYVGRIFNETKRRPLYFVETYHEGAHHTKK, translated from the coding sequence ATGAAGAAGTTGATTACAATACTTGTGCCTGCCTACAACGAGGAAGAGGTGTTACCCCTCCTCATGAAGCGGCTCGATAGCTTGACTGGCCAGTTGCCCAACTATAGTTGGGAGTTGTTATTCATCAACGACGGTAGTAAAGACAAGACCGACGAAATGCTGCGCTCCTATGCAGAAAGTGATAGCCGCATCTCGTACGTTAATTTTTCACGAAACTTTGGCAAAGAAGCCGCGCTAATCGCTGGCTTTGACTACGCAAAAGGTGATGCTGTCGTCAATATCGATGCCGATCTACAAGACCCGCCGGAGCTTATTCCAGAGATGATTCGCTATTGGGAAGAAGGCTACGATGACGTCTACGCAAAACGTCGCAGTCGCGCCGGTGAGACGTGGTTCAAGAAATTCTCGAGCCGCACCTACTACCGCATTCTCCAATCATCAACGCTGGTGCCACTCCAGGTTGATACGGGCGATTTCCGGCTCCTTAGTAAACGAGCCGTAGAGGCGATGAAGCAGTTTAGAGAGAGTGAGCGCTACACAAAAGGGATGTTTAGTTGGATTGGTTTTAAGAAAAAAGAACTCTTATATGATCGTGATCCTCGGGCAGCGGGAATGGCAAAGCAAAATTATCGCAAGTTAATCAATCTCGCCATCGATGGCATCACCAGCCTCACCACTGCGCCGCTGCGCATCTCGACATATGTCGGTGCTTTCACCTCATTTGTGGCGTTTGTGTATATTGTTTACCTACTTGTTCGTCCGTTGTTTGGAGTCCCGACCGTGCCAGGCTACGCCTCAACTTTGGCAGTGATATTGTTTCTCGGCGGTATTCAACTCCTCAGTCTCGGCATCATCGGCGAATATGTAGGACGAATATTTAACGAAACGAAGCGCCGCCCGCTGTATTTCGTCGAGACCTATCACGAAGGAGCGCATCATACTAAAAAATAA
- a CDS encoding GtrA family protein, which produces MGIINTALDIGILFVLKSLGVPVSYANVVSTSVAFCFSFFANKLYTFNGREGNVVRQMTLFIVVTLFGLWVLQTIVIQLTLPLWGTLFSNGQLALLAAKLAATIVSLSWNYTLYEKLVFAKKEP; this is translated from the coding sequence GTGGGAATTATCAACACCGCGCTTGATATCGGCATCTTGTTTGTGTTGAAGTCACTCGGTGTACCGGTTAGCTATGCAAACGTTGTCTCAACTTCTGTTGCCTTTTGCTTCAGCTTTTTTGCAAACAAACTCTATACGTTTAACGGTCGCGAGGGCAATGTTGTACGCCAGATGACATTGTTTATTGTCGTAACCCTATTTGGACTGTGGGTGCTACAAACCATTGTTATACAACTGACGCTTCCGCTTTGGGGCACACTCTTTAGCAACGGTCAACTCGCACTCCTTGCAGCCAAATTAGCTGCTACCATTGTGTCGCTTTCATGGAATTACACCCTCTACGAAAAACTAGTGTTTGCAAAGAAAGAACCTTAG
- a CDS encoding adenylyltransferase/cytidyltransferase family protein, producing MKTVIISGYFSPLHGGHLDLIEGAKALGDRLIVIVNNDKQQLIKKGKIVLNENERYRIMKALRAVDEVILAIDNDPPVVETMQSIATDEKYKDDQLIFAQGGDRDSDKFNPEATVCLRYGIDIAYGVGTSLKQ from the coding sequence ATGAAGACAGTTATTATTAGTGGTTACTTCAGCCCGCTTCACGGTGGACATCTCGATCTCATTGAAGGTGCTAAGGCACTCGGTGATCGGCTGATTGTTATTGTAAATAATGACAAGCAGCAACTCATAAAAAAGGGGAAGATCGTACTCAATGAAAATGAGCGCTATCGAATCATGAAGGCGCTGCGCGCTGTTGATGAAGTGATACTAGCCATTGACAACGACCCACCAGTAGTCGAAACGATGCAGAGCATAGCTACTGACGAGAAGTATAAAGACGACCAGCTTATCTTTGCTCAGGGTGGTGACAGAGATTCCGATAAGTTTAACCCCGAGGCTACAGTCTGCTTACGCTACGGAATAGACATTGCCTATGGGGTTGGCACCTCTTTGAAGCAGTAA